In the Aliarcobacter cryaerophilus genome, one interval contains:
- a CDS encoding HAD family hydrolase — protein MKNLKKYILFDNDGVLVETEKWYFEANKKSLALLGLNLEMDFYQNIMVKGGSAFELAEIYNIEKDIIEKHRKLRDSFYQEFLQTKDINIPKVKDILKNLSKKYKMAIITTSRRVDFELIHKNRGIADFMDFVLCVEDYEKAKPNPEPYLKGLERFCSKPFEAIIVEDSQRGLESAKRANIDCIVVKNEFTKNQDFTKADFFINKLDELEKLL, from the coding sequence ATGAAAAATTTAAAAAAATATATTCTTTTTGATAATGATGGTGTTTTGGTTGAAACTGAAAAATGGTACTTTGAAGCAAATAAAAAATCTCTTGCTCTTTTGGGTTTAAATCTTGAGATGGATTTTTACCAAAACATTATGGTAAAAGGTGGAAGTGCTTTTGAACTAGCAGAAATTTATAATATTGAAAAAGATATTATAGAAAAACACCGAAAATTAAGAGATAGTTTTTATCAAGAATTCTTACAAACAAAAGATATAAACATACCAAAAGTAAAAGATATTTTAAAAAACCTATCAAAAAAATATAAAATGGCGATAATTACAACTTCAAGAAGAGTTGATTTTGAGCTAATTCATAAAAATAGAGGAATTGCTGATTTTATGGATTTTGTACTTTGTGTTGAAGATTATGAAAAAGCAAAACCAAATCCAGAACCATATCTAAAAGGTTTAGAAAGATTTTGTTCAAAACCTTTCGAAGCAATAATTGTGGAAGATTCTCAAAGAGGTTTAGAGAGTGCAAAAAGAGCAAATATTGATTGTATTGTTGTAAAAAATGAGTTTACAAAAAATCAAGATTTTACAAAAGCTGATTTTTTTATAAATAAGCTAGATGAGCTTGAAAAACTTCTATAA
- a CDS encoding ABC transporter substrate-binding protein, translating to MSNIFKNSLLKILIILLTISSSSYALKKEDIKTQMENKIDKVLLVLKDKSLSKEEMKKEVITIVDDTFDFDLMAKIALGKDAWNSIDEAKQKEFSEVFEDKIKKSYSDKLELYNDQKVKILTLEPYNNTRLQLKTELIGKEGNYSINYNFYEKNGEWFIYDIDLVGVSIIQTYRQQFAGLLKEKSFDEMFKQFKNQ from the coding sequence ATGAGTAATATATTTAAAAATAGTTTATTAAAAATTTTAATAATTTTATTAACAATATCTTCTAGTAGTTATGCACTTAAAAAAGAGGATATAAAAACTCAAATGGAAAATAAAATAGACAAAGTATTGTTGGTTTTAAAAGATAAAAGCTTGTCAAAAGAGGAGATGAAAAAAGAAGTTATCACTATTGTAGATGACACTTTTGATTTTGATCTTATGGCAAAAATAGCTCTTGGAAAAGATGCTTGGAATAGTATAGATGAGGCAAAACAAAAAGAGTTTAGTGAAGTATTCGAAGATAAGATAAAAAAATCTTATAGCGATAAACTAGAGCTTTATAATGATCAAAAAGTAAAAATCTTAACTCTTGAACCATATAATAATACAAGACTTCAACTAAAAACTGAACTTATAGGGAAAGAAGGAAATTATAGTATAAACTACAATTTTTATGAAAAAAATGGTGAATGGTTTATCTATGATATTGATTTAGTTGGTGTTAGTATTATACAAACTTATAGACAACAATTTGCTGGACTTCTAAAAGAGAAATCTTTTGATGAAATGTTTAAACAGTTTAAAAATCAATAG
- a CDS encoding MlaA family lipoprotein: MRKILLTLLLSIFCFANEGNFPEDLENEFKPTNSVVFDPLSGYNRVMTSFNDSFYTYVLTPTAKGYAYVVPEVARTGINNFFTNLFFPIRFANNLLQFKFENAGKELGRFLVNTIWGFGGFMDQATNTLGMKIYREDFGQTLGYWGVGQGFHIVLPLLGPSNPRDIIGLAGDFLLSPTDRLGHNTLEYKIPQNIGQAIAIDSWYKVNEYSFNPNMYEIIKRDAIDLYPYLRDSYNQKREREINE, translated from the coding sequence TTGAGAAAAATATTATTAACATTATTACTATCAATATTTTGCTTTGCAAATGAAGGAAATTTTCCTGAAGATTTAGAAAATGAGTTTAAACCCACAAATAGTGTAGTGTTTGATCCACTAAGTGGATACAACAGAGTTATGACATCTTTTAATGATAGTTTTTATACATATGTTCTAACTCCAACAGCAAAAGGTTATGCTTATGTTGTACCAGAAGTTGCAAGAACTGGTATAAATAACTTTTTTACAAATCTATTTTTTCCTATTAGATTTGCAAATAATCTTTTACAGTTTAAATTTGAAAATGCAGGAAAAGAGTTAGGAAGATTTTTGGTAAATACTATCTGGGGATTTGGTGGATTTATGGATCAAGCAACAAATACTTTAGGCATGAAAATTTATAGAGAAGATTTTGGACAAACTTTAGGATATTGGGGAGTTGGTCAAGGTTTTCATATAGTTTTACCACTTTTAGGACCTTCAAATCCTAGAGATATTATAGGGCTTGCGGGTGATTTCTTATTATCGCCAACTGATAGATTAGGACACAATACATTGGAGTATAAAATTCCTCAAAATATAGGACAAGCAATAGCAATTGACTCTTGGTATAAAGTAAATGAGTACTCTTTTAACCCAAATATGTATGAGATTATTAAACGAGATGCTATAGATTTATACCCATATTTAAGAGATTCTTATAATCAAAAAAGAGAAAGAGAGATAAATGAGTAA
- a CDS encoding efflux RND transporter permease subunit — protein sequence MSYLSYNAKDVQIDASAETLLLEDDEDLKFFRESFKKYENSNFLIVTFSPKKNLLDDETLNTIKNISNDFEKVENIAKVDSILTVPLLQSPIRPISDLVAGVDSLSTKEFDKSLVENEFLNSPLYKNALVSADFKTTALILHLKDDKKYFEFIEKRENLLKKQDVQALTKEDIEELERNNLEFKEYRETSRVKDSKNIEDIRNVIKNYEGDAKIFLGGVSMIANDAVHFVKNDLLIYGISLIFIFIFVLYYIFRSFRWVFIVLFICFISILSTSGILGIFSWEVTVISSNFVALQLIITMSMVVHLVERYKELYFKYKNASQYKLTINTVLSKLIPSFFAIITTVVGFSSLVLSNIEPVINLGLMMSVGILVSLVLTFIYFPIFLILIGKRAEVEKKEKIRSFIPKLPNIIINRGKIIITLAILTTIFSIVGSSKIFVENSFINYFKSNTEIYKGMKVIDENLGGTTPLDVIIKFKEDKNIVKIEENSDFDDFENEFISKNDDKQYWFSQDKMELITKIHDYLDNIPEVGKVQSLATLLKIGKTLNDNKDLDGITLALIYNQLPEDYKKLILSPFVNIEANEARISMRIIDSNDELRRNELIKKINRDLEDIITNKDTTFRLTNLMILYNNMLQSLFESQISTAGASIFVLGIMFLILFRNIKMVLIALITNLIPISLVFGIMGWLKIPLDIMTITIAAIALGIAVDDTIHFMHRFDFEYKQSHGNYKVSINKAINTVGHPMYHTTIIVVIGFSILMLSNLVPTIYFGLLTAVVMISVLIANLILLPRLLFIFKPFKTKN from the coding sequence GTGAGCTACCTTTCTTATAATGCAAAAGATGTCCAAATTGATGCAAGTGCAGAAACACTGCTTCTTGAAGATGATGAAGATTTAAAATTTTTTAGAGAGAGTTTTAAGAAGTATGAAAACTCAAACTTTTTAATAGTTACTTTTAGTCCAAAAAAAAATCTTTTAGATGATGAAACTTTAAATACTATAAAAAATATCTCTAATGATTTTGAAAAAGTTGAAAATATTGCAAAAGTTGATTCAATTCTTACAGTTCCACTTCTTCAATCTCCAATTCGTCCTATTTCAGACTTAGTTGCAGGAGTTGATAGTTTAAGTACAAAAGAGTTTGATAAGTCTTTAGTAGAAAATGAGTTTTTAAACTCACCTTTATATAAAAATGCTCTTGTAAGTGCAGATTTTAAAACAACTGCTTTAATCCTTCACCTAAAAGATGATAAAAAATATTTTGAATTTATTGAAAAAAGAGAGAATCTTTTAAAAAAACAAGATGTTCAAGCTTTAACTAAAGAAGATATAGAAGAACTAGAAAGAAATAACTTAGAGTTTAAAGAGTATAGAGAAACTTCAAGAGTAAAAGATAGCAAAAATATTGAAGATATTAGAAATGTTATCAAAAATTATGAAGGTGATGCAAAGATATTCTTAGGCGGAGTTAGTATGATAGCTAATGATGCTGTTCATTTTGTCAAAAATGATTTGTTGATTTATGGGATTAGTCTTATTTTCATTTTTATCTTTGTTTTATACTACATTTTTAGAAGCTTTAGATGGGTTTTTATAGTTCTATTTATCTGTTTTATCTCAATTTTAAGTACATCTGGGATTTTGGGAATATTTTCTTGGGAAGTTACAGTAATATCTTCAAACTTTGTTGCCTTACAACTTATAATAACAATGTCAATGGTAGTTCACTTAGTCGAAAGATATAAAGAGTTGTACTTCAAATACAAAAATGCAAGTCAATATAAACTAACAATAAACACTGTTTTATCAAAACTAATTCCATCTTTTTTTGCAATTATTACAACAGTTGTTGGTTTTTCATCTTTGGTTTTATCAAATATTGAACCTGTTATAAATCTAGGGCTTATGATGAGTGTTGGTATTTTGGTATCTTTAGTTTTAACTTTTATATATTTTCCAATCTTTTTGATACTTATTGGCAAAAGAGCGGAAGTTGAAAAAAAAGAGAAAATAAGATCTTTTATACCAAAATTACCAAATATTATAATTAACCGTGGAAAAATTATAATTACTTTGGCAATTTTAACTACAATTTTTTCTATTGTTGGAAGTTCAAAAATTTTTGTTGAAAACTCTTTTATAAACTATTTTAAATCAAATACCGAAATTTACAAAGGTATGAAAGTAATTGATGAAAACCTAGGAGGAACAACTCCTCTTGATGTTATTATAAAATTTAAAGAAGATAAAAATATAGTAAAAATAGAAGAAAATAGTGATTTTGATGATTTTGAAAACGAATTTATATCAAAAAATGATGATAAACAATACTGGTTTTCTCAAGATAAAATGGAGTTAATAACAAAAATACATGACTATCTTGATAATATTCCTGAAGTTGGAAAAGTTCAATCCTTAGCAACTTTACTTAAGATTGGAAAAACTTTAAATGATAATAAAGATTTAGATGGAATAACTCTAGCACTTATTTACAATCAACTTCCAGAAGATTATAAAAAACTTATTTTAAGCCCTTTTGTAAATATTGAAGCAAATGAAGCTAGAATTAGTATGAGAATAATTGACTCAAATGATGAGTTAAGAAGAAATGAACTTATAAAAAAGATTAATAGAGATTTAGAAGATATTATCACAAACAAAGATACAACTTTTAGACTTACAAACCTTATGATTTTGTACAATAATATGCTTCAATCACTATTTGAGTCACAAATTTCAACTGCTGGAGCTTCTATTTTCGTTTTAGGAATTATGTTTTTAATACTATTTAGAAATATAAAAATGGTTTTAATAGCTTTAATTACAAATTTAATACCTATTTCCCTTGTTTTTGGAATTATGGGTTGGCTTAAAATACCACTAGATATAATGACAATTACAATTGCAGCTATTGCTTTAGGAATCGCTGTTGATGATACTATTCATTTTATGCATAGATTTGATTTTGAGTACAAACAAAGTCATGGAAACTATAAAGTATCAATAAATAAAGCAATAAATACAGTTGGTCATCCTATGTATCATACAACAATTATTGTTGTTATCGGATTCTCAATCTTAATGCTTTCAAATCTAGTTCCAACTATATATTTTGGTCTTTTAACAGCAGTTGTAATGATTAGTGTTTTAATAGCAAATCTTATTTTACTTCCAAGATTGCTATTTATATTTAAACCATTTAAAACAAAGAATTAG
- a CDS encoding NUDIX hydrolase — protein sequence MMRVVVGIITDNKEILLLKKNNPDWQKGLYNGIGGKVELNTTPLETIIKKCQEELGVNISNWIELDNEISSSGIEIVYFLTTLNEGEIKKLQSQTDERAELFSINNLPTNILQDLKIQIERQFFKPKNKMNRKTKLLIYILIPIFIILLSLMIVGKIKTGSFLYYLTDKKEDIDKDKSVEFIKGFKSKLFGE from the coding sequence ATGATGAGAGTGGTTGTAGGCATAATAACTGATAATAAAGAAATATTATTATTAAAAAAGAATAATCCAGATTGGCAAAAAGGTTTATACAATGGAATTGGTGGAAAAGTTGAATTAAATACAACTCCACTTGAAACAATAATAAAAAAATGTCAAGAGGAGTTAGGTGTAAATATTTCAAATTGGATAGAGTTAGATAATGAAATATCATCAAGTGGTATAGAGATTGTATATTTTTTGACTACTTTAAATGAAGGTGAAATAAAAAAGCTACAAAGCCAAACAGATGAAAGAGCAGAACTATTTTCTATAAATAATCTTCCTACAAATATACTTCAAGATTTAAAAATTCAAATAGAGAGACAATTTTTTAAACCAAAAAATAAGATGAATAGAAAAACAAAATTGCTTATTTATATTTTGATTCCTATATTTATTATTTTACTCTCTTTAATGATTGTTGGAAAAATTAAAACAGGTAGTTTCTTATACTATCTTACAGATAAAAAAGAGGATATAGATAAAGATAAATCAGTAGAATTTATAAAAGGTTTTAAATCAAAATTGTTTGGAGAGTAA
- the thiD gene encoding bifunctional hydroxymethylpyrimidine kinase/phosphomethylpyrimidine kinase yields MKIVLSIAGSDSSGGAGIQADIKSGFYHKVFMTTAITAVTVQNTLGVTDVVVLKPEFVVKQIKSVIEDFKVNCIKIGMLSSKELIFEVFETIKDLNIPIVLDPVAISRAGSKLLDDEAINSLKSNFKYAYLITPNSLEAKLFFDVENINDIKNLKDIPTNIIFKNIIKSDNQTVDVLLKKNGKIKIFKGKKADVSNTHGTGCSFSASIASLIARDKSLCKSIKKSKQYIYKAIKNAPNFGRGNGPINHIL; encoded by the coding sequence ATGAAAATAGTTTTAAGCATAGCAGGAAGTGATAGTAGCGGTGGAGCTGGTATTCAAGCTGATATAAAAAGTGGATTTTATCACAAAGTTTTTATGACAACAGCAATTACAGCAGTTACAGTACAAAATACTTTAGGAGTTACTGATGTAGTTGTTTTAAAACCTGAATTTGTAGTAAAACAGATAAAATCCGTAATAGAAGATTTTAAAGTAAATTGTATAAAAATAGGAATGCTAAGCTCAAAAGAGCTTATTTTTGAAGTTTTTGAAACTATAAAAGATTTAAATATTCCAATAGTTTTAGACCCTGTTGCTATTTCAAGAGCTGGTTCAAAACTACTTGATGATGAAGCTATAAATAGTTTAAAATCAAACTTTAAATATGCTTATTTAATAACACCAAATAGTTTAGAAGCCAAACTTTTTTTTGATGTAGAAAATATAAACGATATAAAAAACTTAAAAGATATTCCAACAAATATTATCTTTAAAAATATAATAAAAAGTGATAATCAAACAGTAGATGTTTTATTGAAAAAAAATGGGAAAATTAAGATATTTAAAGGTAAAAAAGCTGACGTTTCAAATACTCATGGAACAGGTTGTAGTTTTAGTGCCTCTATTGCTTCACTTATTGCAAGAGATAAATCTCTTTGTAAAAGTATAAAAAAATCAAAACAATATATCTACAAAGCTATAAAAAATGCTCCAAATTTTGGAAGAGGAAATGGACCTATAAATCACATTTTATAA
- a CDS encoding glycosyl hydrolase, giving the protein MSTNRLFLIFCSVIATLFFWHYLGEKAILKDNSNSFDKLQCVSYAPYGKDESPFFFDKGMVLKEENIRKDMELLSKYTSCVRTYSTVGQELVPKVAKELGMQVLMGIWIGKEEKQAVAEIATLKELAKKYPEVIKAIIVGNEVLLRGDQTDVQLAKYIKEVKEALPQYPVTYADVWEFWLKYPKIKELTDFVTIHILPYWEDEPKNIHDSIEHVKNVRLEVEKELGTSNILIGETGWPSEGRMREDAAPSKINQAIYIRDFVKLANEHNWQYNIIEAIDQPWKRKSEGAVGGFWGIFDKDRADKNVFSGDVSNFPNYLYLAFGSLVLILGFFLRFKNEQTSTIRLITFSVVNTVFATLFMLQVEQYVVISRNNLEAIWAVLLLGTQLYVYYELLKHIVSKNQYEIISKVAFYFSMIFVFIMTVNIAYNGRYENFEIYGLIILAISFLWSYFGKFDRLKFGNFERLFAIILFINTLVMVYNETTLNIFSNILAVINLVFVIILCVGSLKNSSLNELKKPIIYIVAICIAILLFKHGFIMNRDMDISCKLNGGGFLCSIVGNVWYLLYFNYIGIAAIIASVFALLVDKKPFIITALVLSILASMLTNTFLGAIAFIIVLYTITKDKNKKLLN; this is encoded by the coding sequence ATGAGTACAAATAGACTTTTTTTAATATTTTGTAGTGTTATTGCAACACTATTTTTTTGGCATTATTTAGGTGAAAAGGCAATTTTAAAAGATAATTCAAATAGCTTTGATAAACTTCAATGTGTATCTTATGCTCCTTATGGAAAAGATGAATCACCATTTTTCTTTGATAAAGGAATGGTTTTAAAAGAAGAGAACATAAGAAAAGATATGGAACTTCTTTCTAAATATACTTCTTGTGTAAGAACTTATTCAACTGTTGGTCAAGAGCTTGTTCCAAAAGTTGCAAAAGAGTTAGGAATGCAAGTTTTAATGGGAATTTGGATAGGGAAAGAGGAGAAACAAGCAGTTGCTGAAATTGCTACTTTAAAAGAGTTAGCAAAAAAATATCCTGAAGTTATAAAAGCAATTATTGTAGGAAATGAGGTTCTTCTAAGAGGAGATCAAACTGATGTACAACTAGCAAAATATATAAAAGAGGTAAAAGAAGCTCTTCCACAATATCCTGTAACTTATGCAGATGTTTGGGAATTTTGGCTTAAATATCCAAAAATAAAAGAGCTTACAGATTTTGTAACTATTCATATTTTGCCATATTGGGAAGATGAACCAAAAAATATTCATGATTCAATTGAACATGTAAAAAATGTAAGACTTGAAGTAGAAAAAGAGCTTGGAACATCAAATATTTTAATTGGTGAAACAGGATGGCCAAGTGAAGGAAGAATGAGAGAAGATGCAGCTCCTAGCAAGATAAATCAAGCAATTTATATAAGAGATTTTGTAAAACTAGCAAATGAACATAACTGGCAATACAATATAATAGAAGCAATAGACCAACCTTGGAAAAGAAAAAGCGAAGGTGCTGTTGGTGGTTTCTGGGGAATTTTTGATAAAGATAGAGCAGATAAAAATGTATTTAGTGGAGATGTTTCTAACTTTCCTAACTATCTATATTTAGCTTTTGGTTCTTTGGTTTTAATACTTGGATTTTTTCTTCGATTTAAAAATGAACAAACATCAACAATTAGACTTATAACTTTTAGTGTTGTAAATACAGTATTTGCAACTTTATTTATGCTTCAAGTTGAACAGTATGTTGTAATCTCAAGAAATAATTTGGAAGCTATTTGGGCTGTTTTACTTTTAGGAACACAGCTTTATGTGTATTATGAACTTTTAAAACATATAGTTTCTAAAAATCAATATGAGATTATTTCTAAAGTTGCTTTCTATTTTAGTATGATTTTTGTATTTATTATGACTGTAAATATAGCTTACAATGGAAGATATGAGAATTTTGAAATTTATGGATTAATAATCCTTGCTATTTCATTCCTATGGTCATATTTTGGTAAATTTGATAGATTAAAATTTGGAAATTTTGAAAGACTATTTGCTATTATTTTATTTATAAACACTCTTGTAATGGTTTACAACGAAACAACTCTAAATATTTTTAGTAATATTTTAGCTGTTATAAATCTTGTATTTGTGATTATATTATGCGTTGGTTCTCTAAAAAACAGTAGTTTAAATGAGTTAAAAAAACCAATTATTTATATTGTAGCTATTTGTATTGCTATTTTATTATTCAAACATGGTTTTATTATGAATAGAGATATGGATATTTCTTGTAAACTAAATGGTGGTGGATTCTTATGTTCAATTGTTGGAAATGTTTGGTATTTACTATATTTCAACTATATTGGAATTGCAGCAATTATAGCTTCTGTGTTTGCACTATTAGTAGATAAAAAACCATTTATAATCACTGCTTTAGTTTTAAGTATTTTAGCTTCGATGCTTACAAATACATTTTTAGGAGCTATTGCATTTATTATCGTACTTTACACTATAACAAAAGATAAAAATAAGAAACTATTAAACTAA
- a CDS encoding glutamate-5-semialdehyde dehydrogenase, whose protein sequence is MKEFLQKAKESSRVVATLSTAIKNKTLLEFADALEENSCFIIEENIKDMKLARELDLSSAMQDRLYLNDSRIQDMANAIRQIASQTEPVGRVLDGWLTKDNLNIQKVSIPIGVIAIIYESRPNVTSDTAALCFKSGNVCVLKGGKEAENSNRAIAKIIQDVLEKNNLPKEIVSLLPDSSREGVAKLIVEDKYVDLIVPRGGEALIKFITQNSSIPVIKHDKGVCHTFIDKDANATKSINIVVNAKCQRPSACNSLETLLVHEEIASYILPGLQEELSAHGTILKGCPKTLGYIKIAPAKEEDFDIEYLENILNIKVVENLNEAIDHISKHGSGHSEAILSENYTAINKFLNEVDAACVYANASTRFTDGGEFGLGAEVGISTNKLHSRGPMGINDLTTFKYKIYGQGQVRTK, encoded by the coding sequence ATGAAAGAATTTCTACAAAAAGCAAAAGAGAGTAGTCGTGTTGTAGCAACTTTAAGCACAGCTATCAAAAATAAAACTCTTCTAGAATTTGCAGATGCACTTGAAGAAAACTCTTGTTTCATTATTGAAGAAAATATTAAAGATATGAAACTTGCACGTGAACTTGATTTAAGCTCTGCAATGCAAGATAGATTATACTTAAACGATAGTAGAATTCAAGATATGGCAAATGCTATAAGACAAATTGCTTCTCAAACAGAACCAGTTGGAAGAGTTTTAGATGGTTGGCTTACTAAAGACAACTTAAATATTCAAAAAGTATCAATTCCTATCGGTGTTATTGCAATCATTTATGAGAGTCGTCCAAATGTAACAAGCGATACAGCAGCACTTTGTTTTAAAAGTGGAAATGTTTGTGTTTTAAAAGGTGGGAAAGAGGCTGAAAACTCAAATAGAGCAATAGCTAAAATAATACAAGATGTTTTAGAAAAAAACAATCTTCCAAAAGAGATAGTTTCACTACTTCCTGATAGTAGCCGTGAAGGTGTTGCAAAATTGATTGTTGAAGATAAATATGTAGATTTGATAGTTCCAAGAGGTGGTGAAGCTTTAATTAAATTTATCACTCAAAACTCTAGCATACCTGTAATCAAACATGATAAAGGAGTTTGTCATACTTTTATAGACAAAGATGCAAATGCAACAAAATCTATAAATATTGTAGTAAATGCTAAATGTCAAAGACCAAGTGCTTGCAACTCTTTAGAAACTCTTTTAGTTCATGAAGAGATAGCTTCTTATATATTACCAGGACTTCAAGAAGAGCTTAGTGCGCATGGAACTATTTTAAAAGGTTGTCCAAAAACTTTAGGATATATAAAAATTGCTCCAGCTAAAGAGGAAGATTTTGATATAGAGTATTTAGAAAATATTTTAAATATAAAAGTCGTAGAAAATTTAAATGAAGCGATAGATCATATATCAAAACATGGTTCAGGACACTCTGAAGCAATTTTAAGTGAAAATTATACTGCCATAAATAAATTTTTAAATGAAGTTGATGCAGCTTGTGTATATGCAAATGCAAGTACTAGATTTACAGATGGAGGAGAGTTTGGACTTGGTGCTGAAGTTGGAATTTCTACAAACAAACTTCACTCAAGAGGACCTATGGGAATAAATGATTTAACAACATTTAAATATAAAATTTACGGACAAGGACAAGTTAGAACAAAATGA
- a CDS encoding TIGR00730 family Rossman fold protein — protein MNVAIYCGSAFGNSKIYEEKTIELAEKLYLNNINIVYGGSKQGLMGVISNKSLSLGNKVTGVITFDLVGKELENTNISKIYKVDSMRERKAKMEELSDAFIALPGGYGTFEEIIDVIASSQIGYHKKPCAFVNINGYYDKLIEFFYSCSNSGFMDRRFVDMLIVSDNIDEIIEKIKNYEAPKAKWDK, from the coding sequence ATGAATGTAGCGATTTATTGTGGTTCTGCTTTTGGAAATAGTAAAATATATGAAGAAAAAACTATAGAACTTGCAGAAAAATTATATTTAAATAATATAAATATTGTTTATGGTGGTTCAAAACAAGGATTAATGGGAGTTATATCAAATAAATCTTTAAGTTTAGGAAATAAAGTAACAGGTGTAATAACTTTTGATTTAGTTGGAAAAGAGCTTGAAAATACAAATATTTCAAAAATATATAAAGTAGATAGTATGCGAGAGAGAAAAGCAAAAATGGAGGAGCTAAGCGATGCTTTTATAGCTCTTCCAGGTGGTTATGGAACATTTGAAGAGATTATTGATGTAATTGCATCTTCACAAATTGGATATCATAAAAAACCATGTGCTTTTGTAAATATAAATGGATATTATGATAAATTAATTGAATTTTTCTACTCTTGCTCAAACAGTGGTTTTATGGATAGAAGATTTGTTGATATGTTGATTGTTAGTGATAATATTGATGAAATTATAGAAAAAATAAAAAATTATGAAGCTCCAAAGGCAAAATGGGATAAATAA
- a CDS encoding methylated-DNA--[protein]-cysteine S-methyltransferase: protein MKDYTIYTTTIQTQKLIMFAAIFQEELILFVPFEKEFCNKKLKSFKKILKASNIVEDDSKFQKLKIELDEYFKNQRDNFTIPIRLIGTPFQIKCWEALQKIEYGQTISYKEEAKNIGNEKAYRAVANANGKNNLSIIVPCHRVIANNGNIGGYTGGIWIKEYLLNLEKGEK from the coding sequence ATGAAAGATTACACCATTTATACAACAACTATTCAAACTCAAAAACTTATAATGTTTGCAGCTATTTTTCAAGAGGAACTAATACTCTTTGTACCTTTTGAAAAAGAGTTTTGTAATAAAAAACTAAAGAGCTTCAAAAAAATATTAAAAGCTTCAAATATTGTAGAAGATGATAGTAAATTTCAAAAATTAAAAATAGAGTTAGATGAGTATTTTAAAAATCAAAGAGATAATTTTACAATTCCAATTAGGCTAATAGGAACTCCTTTTCAAATAAAATGTTGGGAAGCTTTACAAAAAATAGAGTATGGACAAACTATTAGCTACAAAGAAGAAGCAAAAAATATTGGAAATGAAAAAGCATATAGGGCTGTTGCAAATGCAAATGGTAAAAATAATTTAAGTATAATTGTACCCTGCCATAGAGTAATAGCAAATAATGGAAATATAGGTGGTTACACTGGTGGAATTTGGATAAAAGAGTATCTACTAAATTTAGAAAAAGGAGAAAAATGA
- a CDS encoding YebC/PmpR family DNA-binding transcriptional regulator, producing the protein MGRAFEYRKAAKMKRWGNMSRVFPKLARAIEVAAKSGVPDPEMNSALRTAILNAKAENMPKANIDAAIKRATGKDSANFSEVNFEGKGPHGVLVFVETATDNNTRTVANIKMYFNKTQGQVVPTGSLEFFFDRKAIFEFAKPANYELEELELELIDAGLEELEEEDGLCLAYANYTDFGNMNQKFEELGIELTKAELKRIPNNPQEFTEAQQEDIGKLIEKLEDDDDVQAVYTNIA; encoded by the coding sequence ATGGGAAGAGCTTTTGAATATAGAAAAGCAGCAAAGATGAAAAGATGGGGAAATATGTCAAGAGTATTTCCAAAATTAGCTAGAGCTATCGAAGTTGCAGCAAAAAGTGGTGTTCCTGATCCTGAAATGAATTCAGCTTTAAGAACTGCTATTTTAAATGCAAAAGCTGAAAATATGCCAAAAGCAAATATCGATGCAGCTATAAAAAGAGCAACAGGAAAAGACTCAGCAAACTTTTCTGAAGTTAATTTTGAAGGTAAAGGACCTCATGGAGTTTTAGTTTTTGTTGAAACAGCAACAGACAACAACACAAGAACAGTTGCAAATATAAAAATGTATTTTAATAAAACACAAGGACAAGTTGTACCAACTGGTTCTTTAGAGTTTTTCTTTGATAGAAAAGCTATTTTTGAATTTGCAAAACCAGCTAATTATGAGCTAGAAGAGCTAGAACTGGAGCTAATAGATGCTGGACTTGAAGAGCTTGAAGAAGAGGATGGTTTATGTTTAGCTTATGCAAACTATACTGACTTTGGAAATATGAATCAAAAATTTGAAGAACTTGGAATTGAACTTACAAAAGCAGAGTTAAAAAGAATTCCAAATAACCCACAAGAGTTTACGGAAGCACAACAAGAAGATATTGGAAAGCTTATAGAAAAGCTAGAAGATGATGATGATGTGCAAGCTGTTTATACAAATATTGCATAA